GCAATGTCGGGCGCTGCTCTCGACGGCAGGTGTCGCACCGGTAGAAGGTGgcactaaaatccctatatagggactttaggtggcACTGGGGTGCCTCAATGCCACGCTTCTGCGTCGGCGGTGCAGATATATCGGGGCGCCCTAGGTATATGGGAGCATATACTTCTACTGTATAGGAGTATTACTATACTGTACAGGATTATTACTATAGGAGTTTAAGTCTAGGCGCACTAGAGTATAGAGTGTAATAGAACGGGGACACTCTACACTAGAGTGCTAGATCGAGTTACTTGTATATGGGAGCcatatatagaccttttcacaaaccgacgtttgagcagcgccattggccgacacgagcgacgtctagcgtcgccgccattttggactgtgcgccttgcgagagcaggccggcagcacttcggttgtgtgatcttcgccgcgcattatttcgattgttttcttcagcttcgcttgtcttgtgccgcttgacttattacatgtttcacgtgctcgcgtgagcgctcagtgtagtgtgccatggcaacagcaagcccagccagtggatgtggtgtttcttcgttggtagcggcggcagccgcgtctgcttcgtcgagacctggcgtgctaatcaacggtatatttcattgttattgctgggcacatgtgaccgtatcgtcgattgaatctgatcaccattacgtttcgcgattgagggttgcctcatttagcgaaagcaggcgcgtacgtagctgtcgggcaatgcttatagaaccaggcgccggcgacccgacgacgcgtgtcagcggttggtagatatgcggtggttactccatacgcttgcgccttaactgaacagctcaatcaatGTGCAAAAtgtattggatctggtgcggtgcagggcgcttataaccaaatgtcaaagcataaagcgtggcaatcgagcagcgcggtacctgcagcgaaccgacgcgcggcagtgatcacagatgccagcgcgactgatacagcccaggtgctagatttttatttttagtatttatttatttatacatactgtcaatccaaatagggattataacaggacttgttataaagatatatatgtttacctattttttacgtttgtttacccggaatggcttttctttcgaatgtctgaatttggaacaagcttcgctcaagGTGAACCTTatcgtagatcgtgcgcgaagtttgtattgaagatatcgcgtacggcaagaattgttcgtgtgcgctatctctgaagcgaaataagccaataatattgcagcgttagggccatctctgctctttctcttgtttcccttacaccgtctcactgtgctatgttcataataaagtaatgtcgagtcttaacaattgtcgaataaatgcatatgcatatgactgtaagccactactgaccgtgagtgaaaagcgcttagtggtcagcgaagccgtctctgcacgcacgtaagtatttcacttgatcgactgtgcgaatttatttttttcgttactgttattctttcaagcatgatgctattatccgcgtacccatgcgaataccgtttttttttttttttttttttttttttacgttcttacttgcgcgggctcatttagcgcgtttctacgccacgcacagttagcgcattacggttcccgaactggcgctaggccgcactgatgaggttgacacgttcgtttttgcgttctcttgctgcccaagcacatagacaacgctcaaagatgggtgagctcgatgcagcaccacactgttgaagttaattacctttatgggcagggccgcgtatacagggtgcgtgtgaacgcagagacaatgttttggtggacacagggtctgcatacatcttccataggacacgatttttccagatcgttgcgaagtgtatttaccgactagttctctcgcagagtgctctaatttgtcttataccggtgtcacacggacacttttgatagcgatcgagaccgatctggattggaatgttcgaccgcgattggctcccttccgcacaTTGAGCAAAAaatccaatcgcgaccaagaaattcgacccatatcgggctcgatcacgatcaaaagtgcgccgtgtgacccccgtattaggcactggaatgaagtcgtgtatgaaagaataacaaatgtggCCTCTGCCattacatacgagaaaatattgcatcgaagagccgacaattctcgcaacctgtagggaaatgtgccgaaaagagtttaccaaaatgcgttattttactgatgtgtgcattggttcacattacactgaaatgccaagtcctcaggagATGCAGGAAATCGGCGAAGCGTGagcataccacatcgcggcagtggtctcgcggagtgctgtgttgtggacacacttggTCCTCAAAATCGTTAtattccgctggttgtttgtgcacccataaactgcccagtgctggcctgtagcctttttatgagtatatatgccattatttacgagcgtaagtcattcgtgacaaaaataaacgggaaCATCGatggaaagctaccactccgcaatgcaagcgcaaggcaagctcacagtccagaccgagcaggcaacactgacacatactctccacgccagaccgtcgggagcgtcctcgtgaaaacgtctatagtaACTCCCGGTGGCCAGGGAGCAGGACAGTTTGGTACTTGCTTGGCGTCGTCCGTAGACGTTAATACAtatagtttccgcaaagccgcggtaaTGGACCTTTTTCCggtaagcgacccctctagcggccgccacttcaactaaatttgacgggcgTACTCGGGGTTGGAGCGCTTTGCTGTCGGGCAGTGAAAGGTCGCTAACGGCGACCGCACTCAGGCGCGGTGGATATACAATACTGATATCTGTTGCACGGGTCAAGATAGACTGTCGAACTGAATGAAAGCGCTATTGTTTTGTATTCAAAGGTATGTTCGCTTTGTGTTGAGTAAAAaatcaaattctggggttttatccgccgaaaccacgatctgattatgaggcacgtcgtagtgagggattccggattaattttagccacctggggctctttaacgtgaccccaatgcacgggacacggacgtttttgcaggAAAACCAAAACAATAAATTCACTAATTGAAAGAATTACATTGGTTAGCTTTTTAATCACGCATTTTACAGCGCATGTTTTTATATAGGAAAGTTGAAAGGAATCGTCATAAAAGTCTAGCTACGTGTTTCTACGTTTCAAAACAGCCATGTAGACCGAAATAACTGGTGTCAAATGATTCATTCTACTTCCTACATTTACTTCCCAATAGAAACATGTGTGGTAAAGTTCGTAATTAAGATGTTCATTAATTAAATCAGTTTAATTAGTGAATAAACCGCCTTGGTATTTCATGCAAATTATGTCCGTCTGTGCACATAATTGTACTTAGTGTCGTGACACGTGTAAATTTTGTAGGCTTTAAAAAAAAGGGgtcgaaggaaaaaaagaaaagaaacactgcGCAGTGTGAGCGGTTGCACGCCTGCCTTTCATTATACATTATACAGTCCCAATTCGAGCATAACACGTGTACAGATCAAACTTGATATTTCTCTTGAGTAATTAGAAATTCGTCGTTTCATTGCTCTTTTATGCTTCTTTTCATAAATATTGTTACCCCACCAGGCCATCTCTGTTACCTCTCGAAGCGCTCTCACGCATTTCGCGCCGCTTACATAATCACCACAGCATCAAGCGCATACACGGACGAACAAAGGCCTTCACTTCATCAGCCATTCCACATACCATTGTTCTTTGGAATTATCTTCTCGATAATATTGCATCCATCTGCAACCAACAACCTTTCCCCCATGCATCATCAGCTGCGCAAATACTTCCAAATGACATCGTGACTTCAATAATCCTCGTGTTGTATATCataatatgttttttttctttgttttttgctaTTGcgtatttttttgctttttcattcatttacaattatttacattTCTATTATAAACAgccgctctttctttctttaattctgTAGTTGACATTTGCGCCGAATTTATATActttttttcaattattttacTGTGTACCTTGCACTTTTGTCTGTTTCTGATTTTTAGTCGCGTAGCCCTATGCAATACGTTCCATTTCCCTTTTTCCCCTGTATATTTAGCATTTCCTTATAATATCCTTGTTCGACCCCCTTATTCAGTGCCCTGTGGGCCCTGTAAGGTATTTTAAACATagtgtacagggtgtcccatgctatcatgcaccaagatttttaaaatatatgcaaatgcctcgtagctggaccgaaccaagataatgttgttttccgttgcttggagatactcagattttttttgcattccgcctcattgcataattagtcttaattaattaatcaacttctcaaatattacaatatCCACGCGGGTCTGCAACAACGTAGGGCAGCAGACGAGTGAAATGCTGTGTGCTACAGTATATGAATTTATTATGGCCTTCACAGCTATAGCTTAATTTGGATtgtacgaatttcgggtgatacgtaCGAATGCTCTCTATAGTGCCCAGTGAAAAATATAGGACCGATACTCGACTGTACATTAGTTAGATTTTTTTCTCATGAAGCGTTCTATGTtctatatcatcatcagcctacgcCTAAATCATCTAAATAACCAACGTCAAATGCAGCCTGCGACGTATACATGGACGTGCGGCGACGCAAAAATTACTCACGCCGGATGTAGTTTCCATATACAGTGCCTAATTATTGTGAAATGGAGTGTAGCTGCAGTTGAGTGAGTTCTGCAGGCTCCAGGCAAGGTGAATGAAGTGGAGCGCAATTGGTTCGCGTTCTTGATTTTCTCTGCTCAAGGTCTtggatggaatgacatcccacgaACTCGATTTATCACCAAGCATTTGCACCCTTGCAACTTCAGGGAGACGGCTATATGACGCTCGAGTTCTCGACCGATCTTCGTAGAACAGGTGTGGCTCTGGCCTTCTGGCAGTTCATCTTCACGTTTCTCTTGACAGAGCCCAGTGACGATACAGTCTCACGACAGCTTCATGACAGTCGCAGCGTGTACTTAGTTTCCTTACCTTCTTCTCatggggtgaggggggggggggtgcggttGGAATTTTATCATGATAATATGAGTTTTAACTTTCAACATCCCACAGCAACACGTACAGAAGCTATGATCGAGACACACCTTAACGGAGCGCTCCGGCATAATTTTAGCCGCCTggtgttcttcaacgtgcaccaaaAGCTCATTTTATGCATTCCGCCGCCAAAGCCCCCGCGGCCACCGCGGCGAGCAATCGAACTCGCAACCTTGTGCTTATCAGCAGAACGGCCTGCTTCAGTGTGTTCCCAGCGCCTCTAGTGGACTTGGTACagcgtctttttttcttttatatatctTAAAAACCTTTCTTCATGTCTTCCTATGCTTTACACTCATGCGAGCGGGTGTTCTTtgttcattaaaaaaattatgatCATAATAATACATCGGCACCGGGCACAGAGTGCTCTCGGCGCAAGCAATGTGCGTCGGTTTCGAAGCATCTCGACGGAGAATACCCGTTTTGTGTGATGCTGTTTACAGCAGGTTAGTGATCTGATCCTGGTACCATTGTAATGTAGCATGACACCCCAATGGAATATGACAACTGCAATATATACTTCTTTTGTACACAATCCATCGTACGCCCATACATGCCAAGAAAAGCTGTATTTTGTGCCGCAATATTAAAGTGCTCGTTAAAATGCACTCATTTGCTCTAACCTACAACGCATTTCTTTCGCCGTGAAATCGCTCTAGCGAAGTTTCTAGTACCGCGTAGCAAATCGGACAGACTGAATTAACTTCCCACAGCGCTGCGTCACGGGCTAGCACAATACAActgtatgacaaaaaaaaaaaaaaaaaaaatgggggggggggggggacaaattGTGCACACACTATCGATGATGATTATCAAAATAATAGCACCAACGAACGAACTAAAGAACCCGCGAGCGAGGGAAGgaacgttttccttgccgagCTCCCGTACGACGGTCCCTCCCCTTTCCCTCACATTTTACCCTCCCCGCAACGTTGCGCGAGACACGCGCCCTCTCCCTTGGCGCATTTGTACCGCAAGTCCTAACCGAACTCCGCTAACCACGAAAACGCGCCACAGAGGCAAATAAAGCTATTCGAtattaaaagaaaggaaaacttTATTTTTCTTCCAAGTTCATTAGCAGGATTTAAAAGTGCACTAACGTGTGACAAGCGTCCACTCAACACCTACATAACTAtcattggtatatatatatatatatatatatatatatatatatatatatatatatatatatatataaggtgtcACTGCATGGATGTGTCGCgagatgagagaaaaaaaaaaaaaacccaagctCACAGCAAATACTGCTTAATTATGTTCTCTGTGAACCACTCGTCCTTGAACTGAAGGTGGTCGCCAAGCGTGGACAAGAAATGAAGCCTGCCGCTCTGATCAAGCTCCTTGAGGCCAATCCAGTCTTCCGTGTAGATCTTCTGGTCGCGCAGAGGCACTATCGTCTTGTCGTCGTGCTCCGCGTAGTAGCCGAACCAGCTGGTTGCCTTGGGATCGACCACCGTGTCGTTTTCGAACAGGACGAGCACGAGATTATTCAGCTTGAGCAGGTTGGCTTTGTACGTCTCATTCTTGACGCGCTCGTTGTTGATGTCGGAGAGGAAAATACTTTTGGCAATGTACGTATGTCGGTCGAAAGGGTCCTGCCAGTACTGAGCGGGGACCAGGTGGTTTTGAACGACGTCCCAATAAGCGCCGATGTCCAGAAGCTTCCTGGCATACTCGCAGAGCGCCGAACTTTCCCCGGGACACCTTGGAAGCCCGTAGACTCCCTGGTGCTGCCCGCCGAGAGAGATGAGGTTTCGCATGGGCGGCTCGGGACACCTCTGCGCCACTGCCCTCAGGAACTGGCCGCCCTGGGAAAAGCCGAGCGCATTGTAGCCCCCGGATAGCTTCGAGTCGTTAGCGATGATATTGCAAGCCTCTTCAACCTGCGCGTTTGTGTTCATGAAGTAGCTGTTGCCGATTTCGTCGATCATGTTGGTGCCGATACGCAAGGAGTTCACGTACACGCCGGGGATAGACTGCTCGAGGAAATTCTTGAATCCGCCCAAGCTCAACGGATTGCAGCAGGAATCACCCAGGCCGTGCCACATGACGATGGGAAAAGCTTGCGACACGCTCTCGCCATCTCTGCCCAGAGGGCGGATCCTGTCCCTGTCAGTTATGCGCGCACTGCAAAACGCGACACCGATGCACAGACTGAGCTGAGTCCATAAGAGCAAGTCGAATTTCATTGTAGCTGCGTAGCAATCACCTGTGAGTTGCAGCTGATGCGACTGACTGGTCCAGACGAACTCCGCGGACTTCGCAACAGCTCAAGCAGCAAGTTTTGGAGTGCGTATCTCGCGCGATTTGAGATTTGAGAGGCGGAGAGCGGTAACAAAGCGGCGTAACTAAGGCGACCAAGGACAGAAGTAAAAGTTGGGTAAAAGAgagtaaaaagaaacaaaaaataaaaataaaacagcgtcCAGAGTTAAGTGCCCTAAAGGAGCATGTACAGGTACATTTTAAACATCAATCTAAATGCTTACATTAAAACAAAAACCGAAAGCGAAAAACTAAATCCGTGCGGGAGCGCACCGTGCGCCGGAAGTCGTCTGCGCCACGCCATAGGTGCAAGATGGAGCTGTTCAAGTCGGGCTTGAAAACTGTACTTGGTGGACAGCCCGGTGCCCATGCTCCAACCGGGGCAGAAACGGTACTATAACTATTTTACAGCGATTACAGCTTTCGGTCTAAAGCATGTCAGTGCCTTTTATTGAGCGTGGTTGTGTTGAGATGACGTGCCCACGCTCCCGGCTTCGCTGCTTTGCGGGCTCGTATGTCTTGCTCGTGCCAGTGTTTACAGTATTTCTGTGCAACTAAAGCCAATAGCTGCTTTGCTTAAAgtatgtttttattatttttattttctcttgcCTGTTAAACATATAACGGCGAACGTGCATCCAATTCGGCCAGAGCAGACAGCAGCACGGAGTTAGCGTTCAAGCGATGAGCCATTCGTTTCTCTGCAATGTTATTTTACCTTCACAGCTTGGAAGATTTTTGTTTCGAAATGAGAATGCTCCTAAACGTTGTGACAAATATGAGGAATAAGCACCGACAAGGCTGCTTCAATGTGCTGTGCTGAATAACATATTTGTTTGACGAGATGCTACGTCACAAACCGAAACTCAAGATAGCGACGGCAAATCTTTCTTGTAGGTTGAGCGCCTAGTCAACAGAGTTCAGACGTCGACACTTTTGGAAGACCGACGAGATGCCTGCCGCGCTCTCAAGGCTTTGGCAAAGGTAACCGATATTGTGCAGCTGTTTTACTACTATTTAGGGCGAAACAGAAACTGTTTGGGCGTGTGGTTAACATGGCTTGGTGCGCTGGTTTCAGAAATTCAGAGTGGAAGTCGGTGCTCAAGGCATGGACGCCCTGGTTCATATTCTGGAAACTGACAGAGGAGACGGCGAAATCATTGGCTACGCCCTAGATGCCCTTTCGTATGTCATATCAGGTGCAGAGGAGAACGAAGGTACCGTGTTTGTCAATGCACCCGTTTGTCTGCTGAGCTTGTGTTGTGCTGCACCAACAAATACGACTTCGCCAAAAATATTGTGCACTCACTGTTGATTGGTGTGACAGCTTGGCAGTACTTTTAGTAGTCGTGACAGTTACTTCAGCTTAGCTGTGTTTGCTACCAGAAAGCTTGTTTCGGAAGAATGTTTGACAACCGCTTTCTCATAGCATGTGCTAGTGCTATACTGCTTGTTTTTGCTATATTGTCAAAAGTATTGATTTCTTATAGGTTGCATAtcaaaagaaatattttaaaTCCTCCACTTTTTCTTTCATTGTCAGGCCATTAGGATGCAAATAATGCCCTCTGCAAAACACTGTTCTGGTGGCTTCACCTCACcacctgttttttgtttttatacAGAGGACTCACAGGATGAAAATGCAAGTCGAGAACTGGGAGAGCAGTTCACAGAAATATACATAAAGAAACCTGAGAATGTTACACTTTTGTTGGATCTCATGGAGGTAAGTCAGTTAACAACGTTCCATGGCACTGCTGATGCTTCTACTGTTCACACTAAATAGAAGGAGGGGATAAGAGGGAAGGGATAAAATGGTAATGGGGAGTTCAGCGGAAAGGTGAGTGCCCATGTGTTTGCTGAATTAATCTTCTGTACCTCTTTAATTAAGGTAAAAACTTGTAGATGTGCATGCACACACTGACATCTTTAAAACTAATGGTCAGGTACAAAGATGTAACAGGGCAAAAGATCACCAGGTTGCCGCGTGCTGACATGGACAGCAATACACAGTGGCATCCCAACGGAGAGCATAAGTGTCCACATAAAAGGCAGGCACAGTGCATCTCAGTTCGGATAGTAGGCTGAACCACACAGTGACTGCTTGACTACTGAAAGTTTAACTTTCAGTGAAAGACAAAATCTACTGCATTCTGCTCTATACTAAGTAAGTTGTAGCTTTTCACACATGCCTGTGGCCAGTTTCTGAACTTGAAGGTTCTGAACGCTTTGCCAAAATATTGTGTGTTGAGTTGCATTTAGATTGAACCAAATGAAGCATGCATCTGCCTCACTTGTTTATAGCATTAGCATTATTCAACCACACATACATCAGCAGGTTTTATACCTTCCCATTGAAATGTGGACAGCGGAGTGCGTGATTTTTGCGGAGCTTAGCGAAAAGTAAAGGGCACAAAGATGTACAATAAACTCTAATGAGTCCGGAACACCCGAGTCATCAGAGTTGCACATCTTTGTGCCCTTTGCTTTCCTCTAGACAGTGCAGAAACCACATACTCTGCTGTTCACATCTCAATGGGTTTGTATTAGTATACATCTGAAAGCTGCTCTAGAAGCTCATTGGGCCATCCTCATATTTTCTCTTCCAAGCTACCCTGACAGCATGCAGACTTTCATGGGGCTGCTAAATCGAATGTGGTTATTCATGcactacaggaatttgacttcaGAGTAAGATGGCCATCTGTGCGACTACTGACTGGCTTGCTGGTTCATCGTGCTAAAGAAGTCCAGGAGTGTGTTCTCACCAGTCCAATGGGTGTGTCCAGACTTATGGACCTTCTCTCAGACAGCCGAGAAGTAATTCGAAATGATGTGAGTATTGGACCGCATTTGCCTGTAGTGTCGCATAGCTGATGACTTGCCAG
The DNA window shown above is from Dermacentor silvarum isolate Dsil-2018 chromosome 1, BIME_Dsil_1.4, whole genome shotgun sequence and carries:
- the LOC119436585 gene encoding palmitoyl-protein thioesterase 1, which produces MKFDLLLWTQLSLCIGVAFCSARITDRDRIRPLGRDGESVSQAFPIVMWHGLGDSCCNPLSLGGFKNFLEQSIPGVYVNSLRIGTNMIDEIGNSYFMNTNAQVEEACNIIANDSKLSGGYNALGFSQGGQFLRAVAQRCPEPPMRNLISLGGQHQGVYGLPRCPGESSALCEYARKLLDIGAYWDVVQNHLVPAQYWQDPFDRHTYIAKSIFLSDINNERVKNETYKANLLKLNNLVLVLFENDTVVDPKATSWFGYYAEHDDKTIVPLRDQKIYTEDWIGLKELDQSGRLHFLSTLGDHLQFKDEWFTENIIKQYLL